Genomic segment of Trichoderma breve strain T069 chromosome 7 map unlocalized scaffold00007, whole genome shotgun sequence:
TGGACGGAGGTGAGAGCAAGCGCCTCCATGGCGACCTCTCTGCTATCCACCTCATATGCATAGCCCAGGTGAATGAGTGGATGACCAACTATCAAGTATTAGCATGTGGACGATAGAACGAGTAAAGTGCTGAAGAGGAATTCCTACGGCCGCCTATCAAGCCATGGAACAGCGGTTCTTCGCCACTAAACAGAAAATGCTGCAATTCCTGTTTCCAGTCGTAGGCAAACTCCATGGCAAGCTTATCTTCATAATAATCCACGAATGCCCTTTGGTACTCTTTATCTCCCAGAAAGTCCCTCCAGTCCTCATCAATCAGCTCGGACGGCGACGGCTCCCAAGGCACTAGGTCTTTGATCTCATCGTTGTAAATGTCATGCAGCTGCTTTTCATTTGCTCCGAGAAGATACGCTGAGCTGAGAATGTGAACATTGTGATTGTCAAACCGGAGATCGTTCCAAAGTATGGCGTAGTTCGCATGATTCGCCTTCAGTAAGTGCTTAAGACACCGAGCCCGCCTATCGGCATGTGTTTCAATGTGATGGATTTCCACGGATGGCAAATCAATGGCCTTCTTGGGTCGGCCCACGAGCAGGCTCGCACCCGGAATATACGAGAGAATACCTGACATTGTTCGGTCGtgcttgatgaagagggagaagaatCATTTCACCGTGCTATTTGGCAAAGTGATGAACTCATCAATTGTTGTGTTGGGGCGAAGAATACAACAAAGTACATGGATCCCGTGGAATCGTTCCGCGCAGCTAAGATTTGTGGGGATGGCATCATGGTGGAGCTTGTACTTCTACAGCTGCTGAGCCGTTGGTCAGTGACGCAACAAGTCACGCGTCGCGTCTTTCAAGCCACAGGCGTGAAAATGCTTagcctcagcttcagcagcgtCAAGCCTCAGCCTTGAACCACGGCCAGTCATTCTGCCAACTCACAACGCAAGCAAGAAATCCAGCTCGCAGGAGGATGCTGGACTAGCCATGGCGCAACCAGATACCGCTGTTTGTTCTATATATGCCGAGCTGCTCTCGAATATTAGACAAGTGTCAGTTAGAGCTACGCTGTTGTCGCCATCGGATGCGACGACCAAGGCCGAGATTCTCGATGACGGCCGTCGCATTCAGATTCAGCACCAGGGCGAAGTAAGATCACTAGGCCTTCCAGCAACTGTCCTGGTGCGATCTACGATCCCTATCCCAGAGAATTCCTCACAGGACTTGACCTGGAGGCTACCAGTGCCGGCCACCGAGACGCAACTGACAAGGTTCTCTGCCGAGAACCAGTCAGTGCCTTGGAGCTCTACGGATCTAGAAGTCGGCTCCTCTATTTGCTGCCGACACTGCAATTACAATATTGTCCAGCGAGGCCGTATAAAGTCATGGAAAGATTTACCCAGCG
This window contains:
- a CDS encoding HECT-like ubiquitin-conjugating enzyme (E2)-binding domain-containing protein, whose amino-acid sequence is MAQPDTAVCSIYAELLSNIRQVSVRATLLSPSDATTKAEILDDGRRIQIQHQGEVRSLGLPATVLVRSTIPIPENSSQDLTWRLPVPATETQLTRFSAENQSVPWSSTDLEVGSSICCRHCNYNIVQRGRIKSWKDLPSENWAEMMEFWHCHKPHDHEPHDGENLSKRGYGANSAITAQPEVGFVDLTSFMFSESDCDGLSFSRPDSDASFDASKEAIDATDPVRPLRISCKTCRAEIGIYNALAASITLFKWQPL